The following are encoded together in the Candidatus Hydrogenedentota bacterium genome:
- a CDS encoding WD40 repeat domain-containing protein: MNKRRVSISSRRLVRVIAALGILAAVLSLPPRGHADTVTDSLREFGSGFNGGGIAFSPDGEAVLLSTDDGAVLLDKSNRLLLQTFSGHTLPVYAVAFSPDGEQVLTGSRDATAILWDVDTGVGLRAYSGHTFDVNAVAFSPDGTQVLTGSNDNTAKLWNRVTGAELRTFTHTDTVVSVAFSSDGAQVLTGSTDNTAKLWDVATGDEVRSFEHTYALNSVAISPDGTQVLTGSNDNIAKLWDVDSGAEILSLTGHTYYVTSVAFSPDGALALTGSRDNSAKLWDVATGEELRTFSAHTDWLNAVVFAPNGRQVLSGAWDETANLWDISDLVPAGEGEGEGEGEGEGEGEGEGEGEGEGEGEGEGEGEGEGEGEGEGEGEGEGEGEGEGEGEGEGETPGGCPGSKLTSASNSGARLGDLFLFALSVTTLTLFGTLDRRS; this comes from the coding sequence GTGAACAAGCGACGTGTATCCATCAGCAGCCGGCGGCTCGTGCGCGTGATCGCCGCGCTGGGCATCCTGGCGGCAGTGCTGTCACTGCCTCCCCGGGGGCATGCCGACACCGTGACGGATTCCTTGCGGGAATTCGGTTCGGGGTTTAACGGCGGCGGTATAGCGTTCTCACCCGACGGCGAGGCCGTTCTGCTCAGCACCGATGATGGCGCCGTGCTGCTGGACAAGTCCAACCGCCTGTTGCTTCAGACCTTTTCCGGCCATACGTTGCCGGTCTATGCGGTGGCATTCTCGCCCGACGGCGAACAAGTCCTTACCGGGTCCCGCGATGCAACGGCCATCCTGTGGGACGTTGATACGGGCGTAGGACTTCGAGCCTACTCCGGTCACACTTTCGATGTTAACGCCGTTGCGTTTTCACCCGATGGAACCCAGGTGCTCACCGGATCGAACGACAATACCGCGAAACTTTGGAATCGGGTTACCGGCGCGGAGTTGCGGACCTTCACCCACACGGACACGGTCGTGTCCGTCGCTTTCTCTTCCGATGGGGCGCAGGTGCTAACGGGGTCTACGGACAACACCGCGAAGCTATGGGATGTCGCCACGGGCGACGAGGTTCGTTCGTTTGAGCACACCTATGCGTTGAATTCCGTCGCCATTTCACCCGACGGTACTCAGGTACTCACCGGGTCAAACGACAATATCGCCAAGTTGTGGGATGTGGATTCAGGCGCCGAAATCCTCTCCCTTACGGGCCACACCTATTATGTGACGTCCGTGGCCTTCTCGCCCGATGGCGCGCTCGCCCTCACGGGCTCGCGCGACAACTCCGCGAAATTGTGGGATGTTGCAACGGGTGAAGAGCTCCGAACCTTCTCCGCGCATACGGATTGGCTGAATGCAGTGGTCTTCGCGCCGAACGGCAGACAGGTGCTCTCAGGGGCGTGGGACGAGACCGCAAACTTGTGGGATATCAGCGATCTGGTGCCGGCCGGCGAGGGTGAAGGCGAGGGCGAGGGTGAAGGCGAGGGTGAAGGCGAGGGTGAAGGCGAGGGTGAAGGCGAAGGAGAAGGCGAAGGAGAAGGCGAAGGTGAAGGCGAAGGTGAAGGTGAAGGCGAAGGTGAGGGTGAGGGTGAGGGTGAGGGTGAAGGTGAAGGTGAAGGTGAAGGTGAAGGCGAAACTCCCGGCGGTTGTCCTGGCTCCAAGCTCACCTCGGCGAGCAATTCCGGGGCTCGCCTGGGTGACCTGTTCCTGTTCGCGCTGTCTGTGACCACCCTGACTCTATTCGGCACTCTGGATCGACGGTCGTAG
- a CDS encoding alpha-L-fucosidase, with the protein MNALLFAALAPLTLLSQPYEATWESLDQRPNPAWFSDAKFGIFIHWGVYSVPSWGPKDRYSEWYWHDLIEGDGQTKAFHDATYGPEFKYQDFAPQFTAELFAPEDWADIFKRSGAKYVVLTSKHHEGFSLWPDPTNWNWNAMDIGPHRDLAGDLMTAVRGAGLKMGFYYSMYEWFNPLYLSDVDRYVDEYMLPQMKDLVQRYQPDIIWPDGEWGHPSSTWRSTEFLAWLFNESKAPKDVVINDRWGKECRNVHGGFATPEYGHIPEGGLIQNSRFEECQGMGKSFGYNRNERAENYRSTTELLHLLIDNVSRGGNLLLDIGPSADGRIPTVMEQRLLEMGEWLSVNGEAIYGTHGLADAPKLEQVRFTAKDKATYAICLKWPGATLELPVAGTVTKVSLLGYDKPVAFIQSGPSVVIQVPALGVDEAPCKHAYVFKME; encoded by the coding sequence ATGAATGCGCTCCTCTTTGCCGCCCTGGCACCCCTCACCCTGCTTTCCCAGCCCTATGAGGCCACCTGGGAATCTCTGGACCAGCGCCCCAATCCGGCCTGGTTCAGCGACGCCAAGTTCGGCATCTTCATCCACTGGGGCGTCTATTCCGTACCGTCTTGGGGACCAAAGGATCGCTATTCCGAGTGGTACTGGCATGATCTCATCGAGGGCGACGGACAGACGAAGGCGTTTCACGACGCCACCTACGGCCCCGAGTTCAAGTACCAGGATTTTGCCCCCCAGTTCACGGCGGAGCTCTTCGCGCCCGAAGACTGGGCCGACATCTTCAAGCGATCCGGCGCGAAATACGTGGTTTTGACTTCCAAGCACCACGAGGGCTTCAGCCTCTGGCCCGATCCCACCAACTGGAACTGGAACGCCATGGACATCGGGCCCCATCGCGATCTGGCGGGCGATCTCATGACCGCCGTACGCGGCGCCGGGCTCAAGATGGGCTTCTATTACTCCATGTACGAATGGTTCAATCCCCTCTATCTCTCGGATGTGGATCGCTATGTGGACGAGTATATGCTGCCCCAGATGAAAGATCTGGTCCAGCGCTACCAGCCCGATATCATCTGGCCCGACGGTGAGTGGGGCCACCCCAGCAGCACCTGGCGCAGCACCGAGTTTCTGGCCTGGCTCTTCAACGAAAGTAAAGCGCCGAAGGACGTAGTAATCAATGATCGCTGGGGCAAGGAGTGCCGCAATGTTCACGGCGGTTTCGCCACGCCCGAGTACGGCCACATTCCCGAGGGTGGACTTATCCAGAACAGCCGCTTCGAGGAGTGCCAGGGCATGGGCAAGTCCTTCGGCTACAACCGCAACGAACGCGCCGAGAACTATCGCAGCACCACGGAGCTGCTCCATCTGCTCATTGATAATGTGAGCCGGGGCGGCAACCTGCTCCTGGACATCGGGCCTTCCGCGGACGGGCGTATTCCCACCGTCATGGAGCAGCGCCTGCTGGAAATGGGCGAATGGCTCTCGGTGAACGGCGAAGCGATTTATGGTACCCATGGGCTGGCCGACGCGCCGAAGCTGGAGCAGGTTCGCTTCACGGCGAAAGACAAGGCGACCTATGCGATCTGTCTGAAATGGCCCGGCGCCACACTGGAGTTGCCCGTGGCGGGTACGGTGACCAAAGTCTCGCTTCTGGGCTACGACAAGCCCGTGGCTTTCATTCAGAGCGGCCCCAGCGTCGTGATTCAAGTTCCCGCGCTGGGGGTGGACGAGGCGCCCTGCAAGCACGCTTACGTGTTCAAGATGGAATAG
- a CDS encoding NADH:ubiquinone reductase (Na(+)-transporting) subunit B: MKFLRDLHDKIEPHFHKGGKLEKLYPLYEAQDTLLFTPGHVTKGASHVRDALDLKRMMVTVVIALIPCILVAMYNTGYQANAALAEGASAFGWRGWIMDLLSFGYNEANPLACIFHGALYYFPVLIVTFVVGGNLEVLFAVVRKHEVNEGFLVTGMLFPLILPPAIPLWQVALGIAFGVVVGKEVFGGTGMNIFNPALTARAFLFFAYPAQISGDKVWTAVTEANHIDGFSGATALGRLANIAGPAPTDAWRGAIDSMGITWVDAFMGRIPGSMGETSTLACIIGAGILIAMGIGSWRIMLGGVLGSLAVTLLFNSLGSETNALLNVPFHWHVVLGGWAFGLVFMATDPVSAPYSDRGRFIYGFFIGVFALLIRVVNPAYPEGMMLAILFMNMFSPLLDWMAKRANIKRRLARNAAV; this comes from the coding sequence ATGAAATTCCTTCGCGACTTACACGATAAGATTGAGCCCCACTTCCACAAGGGGGGGAAGCTCGAAAAGCTCTATCCCCTCTATGAAGCTCAGGACACCCTGCTCTTCACGCCCGGGCATGTGACCAAAGGGGCGTCCCACGTGCGCGACGCCCTCGATCTCAAGCGGATGATGGTCACGGTGGTCATCGCCCTGATTCCCTGCATTCTGGTGGCCATGTACAACACGGGCTACCAGGCCAACGCGGCGCTGGCGGAAGGCGCTTCGGCCTTCGGATGGCGCGGCTGGATCATGGATCTCCTCAGTTTCGGCTACAACGAGGCCAACCCGCTCGCCTGCATCTTTCACGGAGCGCTCTACTACTTTCCCGTGCTCATCGTGACCTTTGTGGTTGGGGGCAACCTCGAAGTGCTCTTCGCCGTCGTGCGCAAGCATGAAGTGAACGAAGGGTTTCTGGTTACCGGCATGCTCTTTCCCCTGATTCTCCCTCCGGCAATCCCCCTGTGGCAGGTGGCCCTGGGCATCGCCTTCGGCGTAGTGGTCGGCAAGGAGGTCTTCGGCGGTACCGGGATGAATATCTTCAATCCCGCCCTCACCGCCCGCGCCTTCCTCTTCTTCGCCTACCCGGCCCAGATTTCGGGCGACAAAGTATGGACCGCGGTGACCGAAGCCAATCACATTGACGGCTTCAGCGGCGCCACCGCACTGGGACGCCTGGCCAACATCGCCGGCCCCGCCCCTACCGACGCTTGGCGCGGCGCCATCGACAGCATGGGCATTACGTGGGTTGACGCCTTCATGGGCCGAATCCCAGGCTCCATGGGCGAGACGTCCACACTGGCCTGTATCATCGGCGCGGGTATCCTGATTGCAATGGGCATCGGCTCCTGGCGCATCATGCTCGGGGGCGTGCTGGGCAGCCTGGCGGTCACCCTGCTCTTCAACAGCCTGGGCTCCGAGACGAATGCTCTCCTTAACGTGCCCTTCCACTGGCACGTGGTGCTGGGCGGCTGGGCCTTCGGCCTGGTCTTCATGGCCACGGACCCCGTTTCCGCCCCCTACAGCGACCGGGGCCGCTTTATTTATGGTTTCTTCATCGGCGTCTTTGCCCTGCTGATTCGCGTGGTGAATCCCGCCTATCCCGAAGGCATGATGCTCGCCATCCTCTTCATGAACATGTTCTCCCCGCTTCTGGACTGGATGGCAAAACGCGCCAATATCAAGAGGAGACTGGCCCGCAATGCAGCAGTTTAG
- a CDS encoding NADH:ubiquinone reductase (Na(+)-transporting) subunit D — MQFGKKEREVVLDPLFNNNPIALQVLGICSALAVTTKMETALVMCLGVTAVTACSNFVVSLLRNNIPPSIRIIVQLSVIATFVILTDQILKAYVFEISKQLSVFVGLIITNCIVMGRAEGYAMQNGPLLSFLDGLGNGLGYSVVLMSVAFIRELFGSGSVFGVTLLKSVNDGGWYTTNGLMVLSPGAFFLIATFIWIVRTWKPEQQEES, encoded by the coding sequence ATGCAATTCGGAAAGAAGGAACGCGAGGTCGTTCTCGACCCCTTGTTCAACAACAATCCCATCGCCCTCCAGGTGCTGGGCATCTGCTCGGCCCTCGCCGTCACCACCAAGATGGAAACCGCATTGGTCATGTGCCTCGGTGTGACCGCGGTTACCGCGTGTTCAAACTTCGTCGTGAGCCTGCTGCGCAACAACATTCCCCCCTCAATCCGCATCATCGTGCAGCTCTCGGTTATCGCCACCTTCGTGATTCTGACGGATCAGATCCTCAAGGCCTACGTCTTCGAGATCAGCAAACAGCTCTCGGTGTTTGTCGGCCTCATCATTACGAACTGCATCGTGATGGGCCGCGCCGAGGGCTATGCCATGCAAAATGGCCCCCTGCTCAGTTTTCTCGACGGTCTCGGCAACGGACTCGGCTACAGCGTGGTCCTCATGAGCGTGGCCTTCATCCGCGAGCTTTTCGGATCCGGCTCCGTATTTGGCGTCACGCTGCTCAAGTCCGTAAACGACGGCGGCTGGTACACCACCAACGGCCTGATGGTTCTCTCACCCGGCGCCTTCTTCCTCATTGCAACCTTCATCTGGATCGTCCGCACCTGGAAGCCCGAACAGCAGGAGGAGAGCTGA
- a CDS encoding Na(+)-translocating NADH-quinone reductase subunit C → MQQFSTKYTYIFSFGLCLICSILLSVAAVSLKDRQAGNMQLDKQKSVLMACNMVKPGESVSANQVREMFSAIEPVVIDLATDAVAEGVDPSTFDPSAAPLVIPPTNAAQIKEMPGQVQIFKVMKDGKVDMLVLPIFGKGLWGTLYGFLAVGEDTNTVEGITYYDHKETPGLGGEVDNPTWKNKWPHRQIYDKDWNVAIKVIKGHAGEPAGDPHSVDGLSGATITSRGVTNMLDFWLGEEGFGPYLKTFRETGSA, encoded by the coding sequence ATGCAGCAGTTTAGCACCAAGTACACCTACATCTTCTCTTTCGGGCTCTGCCTCATCTGCTCGATCCTCCTCTCGGTGGCCGCCGTCTCCTTGAAGGATCGCCAGGCCGGCAACATGCAACTGGACAAGCAAAAGAGCGTCCTGATGGCCTGCAATATGGTCAAGCCCGGCGAGTCCGTGAGCGCCAATCAGGTGCGCGAGATGTTTAGCGCGATTGAGCCCGTGGTAATCGATCTTGCCACCGACGCGGTGGCCGAGGGGGTGGATCCATCCACCTTCGACCCGAGCGCGGCCCCACTGGTGATCCCGCCGACCAACGCGGCGCAGATCAAAGAGATGCCCGGCCAGGTCCAGATATTCAAAGTGATGAAGGACGGCAAAGTGGACATGCTGGTGCTGCCTATCTTCGGCAAGGGCCTCTGGGGCACGCTGTATGGCTTTCTGGCCGTTGGCGAGGACACGAACACGGTGGAGGGCATCACTTATTATGACCATAAAGAGACTCCGGGTCTCGGCGGTGAAGTGGACAATCCCACGTGGAAAAACAAGTGGCCCCACCGACAGATCTATGACAAAGACTGGAACGTCGCCATCAAAGTAATCAAGGGCCACGCGGGCGAGCCCGCAGGCGACCCCCACAGCGTGGACGGCCTCAGCGGGGCCACGATTACGAGCCGCGGCGTCACCAACATGCTCGATTTCTGGTTGGGCGAAGAAGGCTTCGGCCCTTACCTCAAGACCTTCCGTGAAACAGGGAGTGCATAA
- a CDS encoding Na(+)-translocating NADH-quinone reductase subunit A — MHVVKKGLDLPVTGVPEQVIEAGSSPRRVAILADDFHGLKPSFRVQPGDVVRRGQALFEDKKTPGVLFTAPCAGTVTAIHRGERRSFQSLVIEATPGGGEQVSFQSYTGKSPVACDRAEVRELLVESGLWPAFRTRPFTRVPQLNSAPYAIFVTAMDTNPLAADVDLIAGERLPDMEAGLLVLGKLTDGKVHFCKKAGGALQPTSASGVTVQEFKGPHPAGTPGLHIHLIAPVGHHRTVWHIGIQDVLAIGRLFRTGELDTERVIALAGPVVKRPRLLKVRLGASLDDLTANELEDGENRVISGSILSGRKASGEIFGYLGRYHSQVSALKEDRERVFLGWLAPGAEKFSVVSAFVSSLIPDKKFDLTTTTNGGARAMVPIGTYERVMPFDILPTFLLRSLVVDDIEQAEELGCLELDEEDLALCTFVCPSKYDFGPILRRNLNTIEKEG; from the coding sequence TTGCATGTTGTAAAGAAAGGCCTTGATCTGCCTGTTACCGGGGTTCCGGAGCAGGTAATCGAGGCCGGTTCTTCCCCTCGACGCGTCGCAATCCTCGCGGATGACTTTCATGGATTGAAACCTTCCTTCAGGGTGCAGCCGGGCGATGTTGTGCGTCGTGGCCAGGCCCTCTTTGAAGACAAGAAGACCCCCGGCGTGCTCTTCACCGCGCCGTGCGCCGGAACCGTCACCGCGATTCACCGCGGTGAGCGCCGTTCCTTCCAGTCCCTGGTCATCGAAGCCACCCCCGGCGGCGGCGAGCAGGTGAGCTTCCAGTCCTACACCGGCAAGAGCCCGGTCGCCTGTGATCGGGCCGAGGTGCGGGAGTTGCTGGTGGAATCGGGACTCTGGCCCGCATTTCGCACCCGGCCGTTCACCCGCGTCCCCCAGTTGAACTCGGCCCCCTACGCCATCTTCGTGACGGCGATGGATACGAACCCCCTGGCCGCGGATGTGGACCTGATCGCGGGTGAGCGCCTTCCGGACATGGAGGCGGGGCTGCTCGTATTGGGCAAGCTGACCGACGGCAAGGTTCATTTCTGCAAGAAGGCGGGCGGCGCACTCCAGCCCACGAGCGCCTCGGGCGTAACGGTGCAGGAGTTCAAGGGCCCCCACCCCGCCGGCACGCCGGGGCTGCATATCCACCTCATTGCCCCGGTGGGACACCACCGGACGGTCTGGCACATTGGAATTCAGGACGTGCTGGCGATTGGACGCCTCTTCCGCACCGGTGAGCTGGACACGGAACGCGTAATCGCCCTGGCCGGCCCCGTGGTGAAACGCCCGCGCCTGCTGAAAGTGCGCCTGGGCGCCTCCCTGGACGATCTTACCGCCAACGAACTGGAAGACGGTGAAAACCGGGTGATTTCCGGCTCCATCCTCTCCGGGCGCAAGGCCAGCGGCGAGATCTTTGGCTACCTGGGGCGCTACCACTCCCAGGTAAGCGCGCTGAAGGAAGACCGGGAGCGCGTGTTTCTGGGATGGCTGGCCCCCGGCGCGGAGAAATTCTCGGTCGTGTCGGCGTTCGTATCCAGCCTTATTCCCGACAAGAAATTTGACCTCACGACCACGACCAACGGCGGTGCCCGGGCCATGGTGCCCATCGGCACCTACGAGCGGGTCATGCCTTTTGACATCCTGCCCACCTTTCTCCTCCGTTCGCTGGTTGTGGACGATATCGAGCAGGCGGAAGAACTGGGATGCCTCGAATTGGATGAAGAAGATCTGGCCCTGTGTACCTTTGTTTGCCCGAGCAAGTACGATTTCGGACCTATTTTGCGCCGCAATCTGAACACTATTGAAAAAGAAGGATAA
- a CDS encoding NTP transferase domain-containing protein has translation MKAVVFAAGKSTRTYPLTLTRPKPLLPIANKPILAHQMDALPPEVDTVVLVVGYRHEMIRAAFGEEYQGRKLIYVEQTEQKGTGHALLQCAPHIAEPFMAFNGDDLYAAGDFARLARQHQAALVKTVADPRLFGIYEVAENNKVIRLVEKPTEVFSNLANIGAYKFTPEVFEVLEHTAPSVRGEIEITSAIQTLADMGDFFAVPAEGHWLPIGYPWDLLDANLFMLENFMPSEIHGEVSPAAHVNGPLYVGRGSVVRPGVYIEGPVYIGEGCTVGPNCYLRPGTVLGRGAKVGQGCEVKNSILFDGAAVPHLSYVGDSVIGEKANLGCGTITANFRHDGKNHRSQVKEDLVDTGRRKLGAIIGDGVHTGINTSIYPGRKLWPHTSTLPGAVVGKDIIE, from the coding sequence ATGAAAGCCGTTGTTTTTGCCGCCGGAAAATCCACCCGAACCTATCCCCTGACCCTGACGCGGCCCAAACCGCTGCTTCCAATCGCCAACAAGCCCATCCTGGCGCACCAGATGGACGCGCTGCCGCCGGAGGTGGACACGGTCGTGCTGGTGGTGGGCTACAGGCACGAGATGATCCGCGCCGCCTTCGGCGAGGAATATCAGGGCCGAAAGCTGATTTATGTGGAGCAGACCGAACAGAAGGGCACGGGCCACGCGCTGCTCCAGTGCGCCCCCCACATTGCGGAACCCTTCATGGCCTTCAATGGCGATGATCTTTACGCGGCGGGGGATTTCGCCCGGCTCGCCCGGCAGCACCAGGCCGCGCTGGTGAAGACCGTGGCCGACCCGCGCCTCTTCGGCATCTACGAAGTGGCTGAGAATAACAAGGTCATCCGGCTGGTGGAAAAACCGACCGAGGTCTTTTCAAACCTGGCCAACATCGGAGCCTACAAGTTCACGCCGGAAGTGTTTGAAGTCCTGGAGCACACCGCGCCGTCGGTGCGCGGGGAAATCGAAATTACCTCGGCCATCCAGACGCTGGCGGACATGGGTGACTTCTTTGCCGTACCGGCCGAGGGCCACTGGCTGCCCATCGGCTATCCCTGGGACCTGCTGGACGCGAACCTCTTCATGCTGGAGAATTTCATGCCCAGCGAGATCCACGGCGAAGTGAGCCCGGCGGCCCACGTGAACGGCCCGCTGTATGTGGGCCGGGGCAGCGTGGTGCGGCCGGGCGTCTATATCGAGGGGCCGGTATACATTGGCGAAGGATGCACCGTTGGCCCGAACTGCTATTTGCGCCCCGGCACCGTGCTGGGCCGCGGCGCCAAGGTGGGCCAGGGCTGTGAAGTGAAGAACAGCATCCTCTTCGACGGGGCGGCGGTGCCCCACCTGAGCTATGTGGGCGACAGCGTCATCGGCGAGAAGGCCAATCTCGGCTGCGGCACGATCACCGCCAACTTTCGCCACGACGGAAAAAACCACCGCAGCCAGGTGAAAGAAGATCTCGTGGACACCGGGCGGCGCAAACTGGGCGCAATCATCGGCGACGGCGTGCACACGGGGATCAACACATCGATCTACCCCGGCCGCAAGCTGTGGCCCCACACCTCTACCCTGCCGGGGGCCGTGGTGGGCAAGGATATCATCGAATGA
- the nqrE gene encoding NADH:ubiquinone reductase (Na(+)-transporting) subunit E: MQHHLSLFTTSAFLENMALAFFLGMCTFLGCSKRVDASFGLGCAVVFVQAVTVPLNNIIYTSFLAPGALHWTGIASLAEVDLSFLAFLTFIGTIAAMTQIVEMALDRYIPSLYASLGIFLPLIAVNCAILGGSLFMLERSYNFAESVTYGFGSGFGWMMAIVSMAAIREKMRYSNVPAGLRGLGITFMLAGLMAIGFMAFSGIQL; the protein is encoded by the coding sequence CTGCAACACCACCTGAGTTTGTTTACCACCTCAGCCTTCCTGGAAAACATGGCCCTCGCCTTTTTCCTGGGCATGTGCACCTTCCTCGGATGCTCCAAGCGGGTGGATGCCTCTTTCGGTCTGGGCTGTGCCGTAGTCTTCGTACAGGCCGTCACGGTTCCCCTGAACAATATAATCTACACCAGTTTTCTGGCCCCCGGCGCCCTCCACTGGACCGGTATTGCTTCACTTGCCGAAGTGGACCTGAGTTTCCTCGCCTTCCTGACCTTCATCGGCACCATCGCGGCCATGACGCAGATCGTGGAAATGGCGCTGGATCGCTACATCCCCTCCCTGTACGCATCGCTTGGTATTTTCCTCCCGCTGATCGCCGTGAACTGTGCGATCCTGGGCGGCTCCCTCTTCATGCTGGAGCGCTCCTACAATTTTGCCGAAAGCGTTACCTACGGCTTTGGCTCTGGATTCGGCTGGATGATGGCGATTGTCTCCATGGCGGCCATTCGCGAAAAAATGCGCTACAGCAACGTGCCGGCCGGCCTGCGTGGACTGGGGATCACCTTCATGCTGGCGGGATTGATGGCCATTGGCTTTATGGCCTTCTCCGGCATCCAACTTTGA